The window CATGCCTCCCATGGGGGGCCTTGGCATTGGTATTGATCGGTTGACCATGCTGTTGACTAACTCGCCCAGCATTCGCGATGTTATAGCCTTTCCAACAATGCGTCCCAAAAAGGACTAGGAATGGGTCAAGACTCATACCGTTCCTATATCTTTGACCTTTTCTTTCTGAGTTTAGGCTTAAGCCTCCTCTTTGGCTTTATGTTGGGCGAGCGTCCCTTAGCGGTGCCTGATGAGGGACGCTATATGGAAATTCCCAGGGAAATGCTGGCCTCGTGGGACTTTATCACCCCTCGCTTGAATGGGGTGAAATATTTTGAGAAGCCTCCCCTCTTCTATTGGTTGCAAACCATTCCAATCAAGTTATTTGGTATCAGTGAGTGGGCTGGTCGCCTTTGCCCAATGATTCTAGGGATCATAGGATCTTTGATGGTATACGGGGCCGGCCGTTCTCTCTTTGATCGAAAGACGGGGCTTTACGCCGCGATCATTTTGGCCACCAGCACTTTGTATTACGTCTTTACCCGTCTCATTACACTGGATATGGCCGTAAGTGTCTTTGTGACGGGAGCACTTTTATCGTTCCTCTTGGCACAAAAATCATCTCCAGGGCCCAAACGCCGATGGCTGATGTATGCTTGCTCTCTTAGCTTTGCTCTCGGTTTTTTAACCAAAGGTGCCATGTCCATTGCCATTCCTGGCGGCGTTATGTTTCTGTGGGTGCTTATTTTTAACCGATGGTCAAAATTGCTGCCGTTGTACCTTCCCACAAGCTTGGTCCTGTTTCTTACCATTGCCACACCCTGGCATGTTCTTGTTGCTTTAAAAAATCCAGAATTCCTTTGGTTCTATTTTGTGAATGAACATGTGTTGAGATATTTGACAACAACCCACAATCGCTATGGGCCCATTTGGTATTTTATTCCCGTGATTCTGTTGGGGTTGCTTCCATGGACAGCCTTTTTGCCTCAAGCCATCAAGGATCTTGTGAGAAAATATCGTCAAGATAAACAAGCTTGGGAAGTTTTATCATATTTGTTCTTGTGGGCAGGACTTATCTTTGTCTTTTTTTCCATCTCCAGTTCAAAGCTTGTTCCCTATATTCTTCCCCTATTCCCAGCGCTGGCCTTAATAATGGGACGTTTTTTTGCGAGCATTCCTGGCACAGCCTTACAACCCATAAAGAAAAGTCTATGGGGATATTTAGGGCTTAATTTGTTTCTTGCCGGGGTTTTGTCATTTGTTCTCTTTGGAACAGACTTAGCTGAACCGGAACATTGGACGTACGCTTGCTTTGTCATCGGTGTGTGGATCCTCAGTGCATTAGTTGTGCCACTGCTTGGCAGGCTGAGAGGCGTGCGCGGTGTTTTTGAAGGCATGGTTGGAACGGCTGTTTGCTTTTTTATGATTGCAAGTGTTGCGGCGCCAACACTGCAAAAGCGTTCCATTAAACCCATTGCAGAGCAAATTAAGCAAAACTTTCCGCCCCATACGATTGTGGCTAATTACCATACCTATAACCAAGATCTTCCTGTATATCTCGATCGGACCATCAAGGTTGTGGGCTGGACGGGTGAGCTTCAATTTGGCATGGAGCAGGAAGACACATCGGATTGGATGTGGGATGAGGTGACTTTTTGGGAAAACTGGGCTAAAGAAGAAACAATGTGTATGGTAACCAATAAAGGTTACTACGAACAGATTAAGGAAAATCCCAATATTCATTTTTTACTTGTCACAGAGAATCAAGGTGATTATCTAGTCTGTAATCGCAAAAAGGATGCGCAATGAATTATCTGCCGCTGATACTATCTGGGGTATTCTTAAATGCCTTGGCCCAATTGCTTTTAAAGCAAGGAATGCTCAGGATTGGGCATTTTGAGTTTGTTGCAGTAAACATACTTCCAGTAGGGATCAAAGTTGCAAAGAGCCCGTTTATTGTTGGGGGAATTGCCTGCTACGTGTTAAGCGTTGTTATCTGGATCTTGGCACTGGCGCGTGTCGAAGTAAGCTATGCCTATCCCTTGCTGAGTGTAGGTTATATATTCACGGCTATTGCGGCTTATTACTTTTTGGGGGAGAATCTCTCTTGGATTCGAGTTTTTGGCATATTTACAATTATGTTGGGGGTTTATTGTGTCGCACGCACCTAAGAAAGTCCTAAAATCACCTTTAGAGGAACAGGATTTTCTTCCTTTTTCACGGCCGACAATCGATGAAGGGGCCATAGAGGAAGTTGTATCGTGCCTTCGATCGGGATGGATTACCACCGGACCACGGGTGCAGCAGTTTGAATCGGATCTTATGGCCTATGTAAAAGCGCCCCATGCCATTGCTGTTTCTTCGGGAACAGGAGCACTTTATATGGTTCTTAAGGCTCTGGGCCTTTCTGAAGGGGATGAAGTTATCACGACACCCTTCACCTTTATTGCAACCTTAAATGCCATTGAACTAGCGGGTGCTAAACCCGTACTGGTAGACATTGATCCCAAGACGTATAACTTGGATCTGCAACAGGTTGAAAAGGCAATTACGGATAAAACGCGTGTTATTTTGCCCGTTCACTTTGCCGGCCTTCCCGTGGATTTAGATCCTCTCTATGCTCTGGCGAATAAGAAAAACCTAGTTGTTCTAGAAGACGCGGCCCATGCCATCGGGACCCAATATAAGGGACGTCCTATCGGCAGCTTTGGTCATGTGCAAATCTTTAGTTTTCACCCCAATAAAACCATGACTACTGGTGAAGGGGGAGCCATTACTTTCCACGATGAAGTCCATAAGAAGACCATGGTGGGACAAAAGTTCCACGGGATCATGCAGGATGCTTGGGATCGCTTTACCAAGAAAGGCTCTCAGGCCTACGATGTGGCCTTTCCTGCCTTCAAGTTTAATATGATGGATATTCAGGCAGCCATTGGTATTCATCAGTTAAAGTCTTTGGACAGCTTTATCGAAAAGCGAACTAAACTGGCTCATGCTTATTTGGAAGCCATGGGGAATTGGGAAGAGTTTACCTTTACGCAAAAGCCAGCATTTGATTGTAAACACTCTTGGCATCTTTTTGCGCCACTCATCAATCCTGAAAAAGCTGGGATGGATCGTGATACTTTTATGGCAAAAATGAAAGAGCATAATATTGGGACAGGGCTCCATTACCAGCCAGCGCACTTGTTTTCCTATTACAAAAATAAGTACGGTTATAAGTGCGGAAGTTTTCCACAGACGGAAGATGTAGCGTCACGTATTGTAAGCCTTCCCCTATTTCCACTAATAACATCTGATGATCAAAAGCGTGTGGTCTCAACCATTGCAAAAATCTTTGGAAAGAAAGCCTAATGACATATTTATCCGTTGTTATCCCCGTTTATAATGAAGAAGAAAACCTGGAGAGTCTCTTTAAAAGGCTCACGGAGACCCTCGACAAACTAAAGAAACCATTCGAAATCATTTTTACCAATGATGGTAGCAAGGATCGTTCGGTGGAGATGTTGGTTGAGTTCCATAAAAAACGTCCTGAAAACGTCCGTGTTATAGACTTTAACGGAAACTTCGGACAACACATGGCCATTATTGCTGCCTTTGAGCGGGTCCGTGGAGAAGTCGTTGTTACCCTCGATGCAGATTTACAAAACCCACCTGAAGAGATTCCTAAGCTTTTGAAAGTAATTGACCAAGGCCACGACTATGTGGGCGGCTATCGAGATAGTCGTAAGGATAACTTTTTCCGAACTTGGGCCTCTAAGCTGGTCAACTTTGTGCGCGCCAGGATCACCGATATTAAGATGACAGATCAGGGCTGTATGTTACGGGCCTATCGTCGCCCTGTTGTTGATGAAATCGTCAAATCAGGAGAGACGTCCACATTTATTCCGGCACTTGCCTATAAGTTTTCTGGAAACCCCAGTGAAGTAGAAGTGGTCCATGCCGAGCGAGAAGCGGGTGAATCAAAATATAATCTGTATAAATTGGCACGCCTTAATTTTGATCTCATTACCGGATTTTCTCTAGTTCCTTTGCAGGTATTTACGCTGTTTGGACTTGTGACGGGCGCGTTTAGCTTTCTATTGGTGCTTTATATGTTAATCCGTCGGGTTATGGTTGGGCCCGAAGCAGAAGGGCTCTTTACCCTGTTTGCGATCCTTTATTTCCTCGTGAGTGTGGGAATTGTGGGAATAGGCATTATTGGTGAGTATGTGGGGCGTATTTTTAAAGCTGTTTCCTATCGTCCAAGATTCTTAATTAAAGAGGTCTATGAAAAAACGGATGTCTAAGCCGAGAATTCTTCTGTTTTCCTATAGCGACTTGGGTTATCGGGCCATCGAATTCCTCCATAGTCGTGGCCATAATGTGGTTGGGTTATTTACCCACGAAAACAATCCAGCCGAATTTCCATGGTATCGAACACCTGATACTTTTGCCCGTGAACATGGCATCCCAGTTTATACTCCGGGAAAGTTAAATACTGAGGAATGGATTGAAAAAGTTAGAGCAATAAAGCCTGATTTGATTTTTTCAATATATTACAGAAATATGATCCCCACGAAGATTTTAGATATTCCCTCCCTTGGATCTTACAATATGCATGGATCTTATTTGCCCCAAATTCGTGGATGTGCTCCTACAAATTGGGCGTTAGCTATTGGAGCAACAGAAACTGGTGCAACGCTGCATCATATGACGGCTGGGGCAGATGCAGGCGATATTGTGGATCAGGAAAAAGTCTTGATTGATCCAGAGGAAAATGGGAAAGAACTTTTCTTTAAAGTCTCTGATGCGGCCATGAAAGTTCTCGATCGACAAATTGATAAACTTTGTGCGGGCACAGCGCCTCGCACTAAGCAAGATGAATCTCAGGCGACTTATTATGGACGTCGCAAGCCAGAAGATGGTCAGATTAATTGGTCAAAGACGGCTGTGGAGGCCTTTAATCTTGTACGTGCTGTAGCGTACCCTTATCCGGGTGCTTTTACAGACATTGAGGGAAAAAGATTGATGATTTGGTGGGGTAAGCCTAAAGAGGGTGGAAGTTCTAACTCTTTGATCCCAGGACAGATTGCATCTTTGTCTCCTCTCACCATTGCAACTTCAGAAGGTGTTTTGGAAATAAATTCGTCTTCTTGGGTTGATCCAACGGACACAAGCCACTATGTTGATCCACCAGTGCTCAAGATTGGGCAAATTATTGAGCAGATAGGCCATGCGGCGTAAAATTTAGGGGAATAATTGATGAGCCTTAATGTATTAATTCTTGGCGTTAACGGTTTCATAGGAAACAGCTTAACAGAGCAGATTTTAAAGAAAACATCCTGGAATGTTTATGGGATGGATATGGCTGCCGATAAGCTTGGGAACTCCATTAATAATGAGCGCTTCCATTTTGTTGAAGGGGACATTACCATCAACAAGGAATGGATTGAATATCACATCAAAAAGTGTGATGTAATTCTGCCGCTCGTGGCGATCGCGACACCTGCCCTTTATGTTAAAGAGCCTCTCCGGGTTTTTGAGTTGGACTTTGAGGCCAATCTGGAAATTATCCGCAAGTGCGTTCAGTATAAAAAGCGGGTTATTTTCCCCTCGACTTCTGAAGTATATGGTATGTCAGCAGATGCTGAGTTTGATGAAGAAACCAGCAATTGCGTGCTTGGTCCCATCAATAAGCAACGCTGGATTTACTCTTGTTCTAAACAGCTCCTGGACCGCGTTATTTATGCGTACGGTTTTGAGCAGGGCCTAGATTATACCTTGATCCGTCCCTTCAATTGGATTGGGCCTAAGTTGGATAATATTTATGAGCCTAAAGAAGGAAGCTCCCGTGTGTTGACTCAGTTTATCAGCAATGTTCTTCATGGGAAGGATATCAAACTGGTGGACGGTGGGACACAGCGTCGTTCCTTCACGTATATTGACGATGGGATTGATGCCCTATTGAAAATTATAGAAAACAAAGATGGATGTGCTTCCCAAAAGATTTTCAATTTGGGGAATCCTAAGAACGATATGTCCATTGCAGAACTTGCCCAGATGACAGTGGATTTGATCAAAGAGTTTCCTAAGTATCGTGAGAAAGCCGAGAAAGTGTCAATTGTCCCCATTAGCTCTGGAGAGTACTACGGAAAACATTATCAAGATATTATGACACGTGTTCCCTCCATTGAGATGGCTGAAAAGCATTTGGGTTGGACTCCAACGGTGGATCTTGAGACAGCATTGCGCAAGACACTGACCTATCATCTGAGCCACCCAGGTGAAGAACTGGAACAGGAAGCCGCCTAGATATGGCAAAGACAACTCTTGCCATCAAGGTAGACGTCGATACAGACCGTGGAACAAAAAAAGGGGTGCCAAATCTTCTGGCGCTCTTTAGGGAACTTAAAGTTCCGGCCTCTTTTCTGTTTACATTGGGTCCTGATACAACGGGGAAAGCCATCAAGCGCGTTTTTCGGCCAGGATTCTTTAAAAAAGTAAAAAGAACAAGTGTTGTCAGCCATTATGGCATCAAAACACTGATGCATGGAACTTTGTTGCCCTCCCCTCATATTGGCAGGCGACATGACACGTTAATGAGATCGGTTCAAAAGGCTGGCTTTGAAGTGGGGATCCACTGCTACGATCACATTCGCTGGCAAGATGAACTCCATACCATGACAGAGGATGAAGTATCAGAGGAATTTCGCAAGGCAAAGCAGGAATTTCTACGTGTTTTTCGTCGACCGGCCAGAACAGCAGGTGCGGCGGGCTGGCAGGCCAATACCTATAGTCTCCGCGCCTATGACGAGGCCAAGCTTCTATATGCCAGTGATGCTAGAGGCAGCTACCCTTTCTTTCCAAAGATTGATGGCACTCTTTTTAAGACGCTTCAGATTCCAACGACAATGCCCACATTGGACGAAATCCTGGGCCGAGATGAGTACAAAGGTATTGCATTAGAAGAGGCTTTTCTCAAGGCTATTCAGCCAGGGAAGCTAAATGTCTTCACAATTCATGCAGAACTAGAAGGCATGAAGTTCATTCCGTTTCTGAAAAAATTCATTGAACAAGCCCAAGATCAAAAGGTAGAGATCGTTTCTTTGCCTCAAGTGGCCACTGACCTTTTGAAAAACAAAGAGAAGATCCCTGTTTGTGAATTGGAACTTGGGTTTGCCGATGGCCGATCGGGAACCTTGGCCGTTCAAGGGCCGTAAAGGCGCGTTTTCATCACTTTACATCTGGGATTCAATATCTTTTCTCATGGGGATCGCATTCTGAACCCCGATCTTCTGACAAGTCAAAGCTCCGGCCACATTGGCCCAGTTGATAGCATCCGCTAGAGTTTTCCCTTCATCCAGGGCGGCGGCGAGCGCGCCCACGAACGTATCCCCTGCCCCCGTTGTATCAACGGGATTCACTTTCATGGCGTCTACTTGTATGACATTGCCATTATCATAGGCAGTGGTGCCCTCGGCGCCCTTTGTCACAATACACGTTATGCCATAGCTATCACTGATGGACTTTGCAACGCCTTGGTTGGTTGGCGTAAGATTCAGGGATTTGGCAAGCATCTGGGTTTCGATTTCATTAACCACCAAGATGTCCAGGCATTTTAGGATCTCAGGGGGCACCGCTTGTGCAGGGGCAAGGTTCAATATGTTTCGGCATCCACATCCAAAGGCCCGTTGAATAAGTTTCCAGTTTTCCTCTGCAGGAACTTCCATCTGAAATAACAGAATGGTATTAGCAGTGAGCAAATCATTGGGAACAGAAGAGGCCTTAGCATCCAAATTAGCGCCACTGGCAACGGTAATAAGATTTTCGGCATTCTGATCCACTGAAATACTGGCACAGCCTGTGCGCTTTGAAGATGTGGCAATCCCATCTGTGTTCACATTGGCACTTCCTAGGGAGTCAAAAAGCAGCTTGGCAAATCCATCTTTCCCCACAGCTCCAAACATATGGACCTGAGCACCGGATCTTGCAGCGGCTACGGCCTGATTGGCTCCCTTCCCCCCTGGGATCAGGTGATACTCTTTCCCCAGCACTGTCTCACCCGGCCTGGGGAGCGTTGCTACGGGCATAATCATGTCCACGTTAAGAGAGCCAAATACGATAATCATTGTTTGCCTTAGTTATTTGTTGCTGAATTCATAGTTTGCTTTAGTTATTCGTTGTTGTTTTTGTACGATTAAAAAGGGGCAAGTTCAAGATGGAGATATAAACTTCTCAGACTTTTGTACTTCTAAATTGGATTAATGAGATCGGGCATAATCAACGAATAACCCGAATCTCTGCCTTTGTTTTCAATTTCCCCCAGGCCTTGTCAGCCGTGAGAATGGGGGCTTTTTCCATAAGGCCTAGGCCGATACAGGCGCGATCTCCCAACGAAAGTCCAAATTCTTTCGTGTCATTAAAAAGGGTGCCACATAAATAGGCCTGTTTTTCCGTAAAGGGGATGATCTGTACAATAAGTTCCGACAGGATTTCTGTGATGGATTTAAGGGGCATTCCTTTAGACAGAAGGACCTTCACCACTTCCGAAACATTGACCGAGGACATTGTGCTAGAAGATAAATATTTTTCTACGACAGATGATCCTGGCTCGTTATTAATTAAGGCCAAGAGGGTAGAGCTATCATATATCACCCTACTCACCTCTCAGACCCTCTTTTCTGTCGTCCAACAGTTTTTGAACCAAGCTCTCATTGGTCGGATTAAATTTTTTCACCAAATTTCGTGCGCGTAACAGCGACTCCTTTAGGGGGACCATTTTTATTTCACCTTCCTGAAGTTTTAACACAATTTCTTCTCCGATTTCTATCTGTAGCTCTTTACGAAAAAACGCAGGAATAACGATCCGGCCTCCTTCCCCAATTTTTGCTCTATAGGTCTTCATTGTCATTTCCCCATTGTATGACATATGCTATAAACATGACATATTTAGAAATAATGTCAATGGCGTATTTGGAAAAGTCCTACTAAATGATTCATCATTACTTTGCTTCCGTCTTCGCTGCGCTATTGCGGACAGGCCGCTACGATGTGACAGCTGACTACGACGTGATTTTGAACCTTCTCAATCATTTTTTATGGATCCCGCGCTCATAAGGAATTCTAGGGGCGCGCCTACGGCTTGCCCATAATTACTAATGGCCGGGAAGACGGCTTTGGACGTGGATCCCAGACTAGGAAGCGCGCCTACGGCTTGCCCATAATTCCTAATGGCCGGAATGACGGGCTTTGGCTGAATGACGAGCTTTGATCGTGTGTAGCAGACTGCAATGTTGCCCGATTTCTGTCTTCTCGGAGCCTAGCAGAGCACTTCA is drawn from Alphaproteobacteria bacterium and contains these coding sequences:
- a CDS encoding phospholipid carrier-dependent glycosyltransferase, which gives rise to MGQDSYRSYIFDLFFLSLGLSLLFGFMLGERPLAVPDEGRYMEIPREMLASWDFITPRLNGVKYFEKPPLFYWLQTIPIKLFGISEWAGRLCPMILGIIGSLMVYGAGRSLFDRKTGLYAAIILATSTLYYVFTRLITLDMAVSVFVTGALLSFLLAQKSSPGPKRRWLMYACSLSFALGFLTKGAMSIAIPGGVMFLWVLIFNRWSKLLPLYLPTSLVLFLTIATPWHVLVALKNPEFLWFYFVNEHVLRYLTTTHNRYGPIWYFIPVILLGLLPWTAFLPQAIKDLVRKYRQDKQAWEVLSYLFLWAGLIFVFFSISSSKLVPYILPLFPALALIMGRFFASIPGTALQPIKKSLWGYLGLNLFLAGVLSFVLFGTDLAEPEHWTYACFVIGVWILSALVVPLLGRLRGVRGVFEGMVGTAVCFFMIASVAAPTLQKRSIKPIAEQIKQNFPPHTIVANYHTYNQDLPVYLDRTIKVVGWTGELQFGMEQEDTSDWMWDEVTFWENWAKEETMCMVTNKGYYEQIKENPNIHFLLVTENQGDYLVCNRKKDAQ
- a CDS encoding type II toxin-antitoxin system VapC family toxin — protein: MSRVIYDSSTLLALINNEPGSSVVEKYLSSSTMSSVNVSEVVKVLLSKGMPLKSITEILSELIVQIIPFTEKQAYLCGTLFNDTKEFGLSLGDRACIGLGLMEKAPILTADKAWGKLKTKAEIRVIR
- a CDS encoding AbrB/MazE/SpoVT family DNA-binding domain-containing protein — encoded protein: MKTYRAKIGEGGRIVIPAFFRKELQIEIGEEIVLKLQEGEIKMVPLKESLLRARNLVKKFNPTNESLVQKLLDDRKEGLRGE
- a CDS encoding bifunctional UDP-4-keto-pentose/UDP-xylose synthase, with protein sequence MSLNVLILGVNGFIGNSLTEQILKKTSWNVYGMDMAADKLGNSINNERFHFVEGDITINKEWIEYHIKKCDVILPLVAIATPALYVKEPLRVFELDFEANLEIIRKCVQYKKRVIFPSTSEVYGMSADAEFDEETSNCVLGPINKQRWIYSCSKQLLDRVIYAYGFEQGLDYTLIRPFNWIGPKLDNIYEPKEGSSRVLTQFISNVLHGKDIKLVDGGTQRRSFTYIDDGIDALLKIIENKDGCASQKIFNLGNPKNDMSIAELAQMTVDLIKEFPKYREKAEKVSIVPISSGEYYGKHYQDIMTRVPSIEMAEKHLGWTPTVDLETALRKTLTYHLSHPGEELEQEAA
- a CDS encoding ribokinase, whose protein sequence is MIIVFGSLNVDMIMPVATLPRPGETVLGKEYHLIPGGKGANQAVAAARSGAQVHMFGAVGKDGFAKLLFDSLGSANVNTDGIATSSKRTGCASISVDQNAENLITVASGANLDAKASSVPNDLLTANTILLFQMEVPAEENWKLIQRAFGCGCRNILNLAPAQAVPPEILKCLDILVVNEIETQMLAKSLNLTPTNQGVAKSISDSYGITCIVTKGAEGTTAYDNGNVIQVDAMKVNPVDTTGAGDTFVGALAAALDEGKTLADAINWANVAGALTCQKIGVQNAIPMRKDIESQM
- a CDS encoding 4-deoxy-4-formamido-L-arabinose-phosphoundecaprenol deformylase, with translation MAKTTLAIKVDVDTDRGTKKGVPNLLALFRELKVPASFLFTLGPDTTGKAIKRVFRPGFFKKVKRTSVVSHYGIKTLMHGTLLPSPHIGRRHDTLMRSVQKAGFEVGIHCYDHIRWQDELHTMTEDEVSEEFRKAKQEFLRVFRRPARTAGAAGWQANTYSLRAYDEAKLLYASDARGSYPFFPKIDGTLFKTLQIPTTMPTLDEILGRDEYKGIALEEAFLKAIQPGKLNVFTIHAELEGMKFIPFLKKFIEQAQDQKVEIVSLPQVATDLLKNKEKIPVCELELGFADGRSGTLAVQGP
- a CDS encoding EamA family transporter, whose amino-acid sequence is MNYLPLILSGVFLNALAQLLLKQGMLRIGHFEFVAVNILPVGIKVAKSPFIVGGIACYVLSVVIWILALARVEVSYAYPLLSVGYIFTAIAAYYFLGENLSWIRVFGIFTIMLGVYCVART
- a CDS encoding formyltransferase — encoded protein: MSKPRILLFSYSDLGYRAIEFLHSRGHNVVGLFTHENNPAEFPWYRTPDTFAREHGIPVYTPGKLNTEEWIEKVRAIKPDLIFSIYYRNMIPTKILDIPSLGSYNMHGSYLPQIRGCAPTNWALAIGATETGATLHHMTAGADAGDIVDQEKVLIDPEENGKELFFKVSDAAMKVLDRQIDKLCAGTAPRTKQDESQATYYGRRKPEDGQINWSKTAVEAFNLVRAVAYPYPGAFTDIEGKRLMIWWGKPKEGGSSNSLIPGQIASLSPLTIATSEGVLEINSSSWVDPTDTSHYVDPPVLKIGQIIEQIGHAA
- a CDS encoding DegT/DnrJ/EryC1/StrS family aminotransferase, which translates into the protein MSHAPKKVLKSPLEEQDFLPFSRPTIDEGAIEEVVSCLRSGWITTGPRVQQFESDLMAYVKAPHAIAVSSGTGALYMVLKALGLSEGDEVITTPFTFIATLNAIELAGAKPVLVDIDPKTYNLDLQQVEKAITDKTRVILPVHFAGLPVDLDPLYALANKKNLVVLEDAAHAIGTQYKGRPIGSFGHVQIFSFHPNKTMTTGEGGAITFHDEVHKKTMVGQKFHGIMQDAWDRFTKKGSQAYDVAFPAFKFNMMDIQAAIGIHQLKSLDSFIEKRTKLAHAYLEAMGNWEEFTFTQKPAFDCKHSWHLFAPLINPEKAGMDRDTFMAKMKEHNIGTGLHYQPAHLFSYYKNKYGYKCGSFPQTEDVASRIVSLPLFPLITSDDQKRVVSTIAKIFGKKA
- a CDS encoding glycosyltransferase, with the protein product MTYLSVVIPVYNEEENLESLFKRLTETLDKLKKPFEIIFTNDGSKDRSVEMLVEFHKKRPENVRVIDFNGNFGQHMAIIAAFERVRGEVVVTLDADLQNPPEEIPKLLKVIDQGHDYVGGYRDSRKDNFFRTWASKLVNFVRARITDIKMTDQGCMLRAYRRPVVDEIVKSGETSTFIPALAYKFSGNPSEVEVVHAEREAGESKYNLYKLARLNFDLITGFSLVPLQVFTLFGLVTGAFSFLLVLYMLIRRVMVGPEAEGLFTLFAILYFLVSVGIVGIGIIGEYVGRIFKAVSYRPRFLIKEVYEKTDV